One Sphingobacteriales bacterium DNA segment encodes these proteins:
- a CDS encoding DUF4846 domain-containing protein, whose product MLQTVIFIFSTLIFFGCTTDSLKPIKSPELIAAAVAAPSKTLIDTQGTTIQTRFLPPPGFERMQLPANSFGSYLQNLPLKPHGTAVHYYNGDVKLNHEDKIYAAVVKMEIGNENLQQCADAVMRLRAEYLYAQQRYDDIHFNFTNGFDAQFSKWQQGYRVAVSGNKTTWVKKAPADASYPVFRKYLNQVFTYAGTASLSKELHSILLNDLKIGDVLIQGGHPGHAVIVVDMAVNPSTGEKICLLAQSYMPAQEIQILQNPNNNNTQFGAWYAVNDTSSCQIFEWNFTPKDAKRF is encoded by the coding sequence ATGTTACAAACAGTTATATTTATATTTAGCACCCTAATTTTTTTTGGATGCACTACCGACAGTTTAAAGCCTATTAAATCTCCGGAACTGATTGCTGCTGCCGTTGCTGCCCCGAGCAAAACGCTTATTGATACCCAAGGCACAACAATTCAAACTCGGTTTTTGCCGCCTCCGGGGTTTGAACGTATGCAATTGCCGGCTAATTCTTTTGGGTCTTATTTGCAAAACCTGCCTTTAAAGCCGCATGGCACTGCTGTACATTACTATAATGGGGACGTAAAACTCAACCATGAAGATAAAATATATGCAGCGGTAGTTAAAATGGAAATTGGCAATGAAAACTTACAACAATGTGCCGATGCCGTTATGCGTCTGCGCGCCGAGTATTTATATGCCCAGCAACGCTACGATGATATTCATTTTAATTTTACCAATGGTTTTGATGCCCAGTTTTCGAAATGGCAACAGGGTTACAGAGTGGCAGTTAGCGGAAACAAAACTACCTGGGTAAAAAAGGCACCAGCCGATGCTTCGTACCCGGTTTTCAGGAAGTATTTAAATCAGGTTTTTACCTATGCAGGTACTGCCTCGTTAAGTAAAGAGCTGCATAGCATTTTGCTAAACGACCTTAAAATTGGCGATGTATTAATTCAAGGCGGGCATCCGGGACATGCTGTAATAGTGGTTGATATGGCTGTAAATCCCAGCACGGGAGAGAAAATTTGTTTGTTGGCTCAAAGTTATATGCCGGCGCAAGAAATACAAATTTTGCAAAATCCTAACAATAATAACACACAATTTGGTGCGTGGTATGCGGTAAATGATACCTCGTCATGCCAAATTTTCGAATGGAATTTTACGCCGAAAGATGCAAAAAGATTTTAG
- a CDS encoding DUF5103 domain-containing protein: protein MQKNCLWVFSIRIKKSLLLFYLLFTTLFNQQTVNAQTELRYENAVYHPQIASVELLVNGKIANLPVIDLQQQGIFTLEFDWLGDEQPTLSYKLLHCNARWQPDDLMPFDFMDGFSTGDIEDYRPSRGTKQPYTHYLLPLPNRDMRRFLKSGNYLLAVYLPNKKDDNILLSHRLVVADLQVGIEAQALTPGRLTLQGTHQQLDFALDFGTNNKFFLPQQEITVYVLQNGRWDNALVNPQPAFMYDHRWVYGQGQPFYFSGGSDFRYFDTQSLLHWNDEIANILYYDDPEQATQVILQPDESKTSMRGRVRANIGDLNGAFVIGNADGLLVRNDPDYVWVQFFLPAINPWPNAQLYLLGAFTNWQLLPQFSLDYDAQKRQYTKNIYLKQGYYNYLYVLNSENTTIDLAAFEENRYNTENDYYFLVYWTPFGSQYDQLIGFKRLNTLY from the coding sequence ATGCAAAAAAACTGTCTTTGGGTGTTTTCTATCCGGATAAAAAAGAGTTTACTGCTATTTTATCTTTTATTTACTACTCTTTTTAATCAGCAAACAGTAAACGCGCAAACAGAACTTCGATACGAAAACGCTGTTTACCACCCGCAAATTGCCAGCGTTGAACTTTTGGTAAACGGAAAAATTGCCAATTTACCCGTCATAGACTTGCAACAGCAGGGCATTTTTACGCTTGAATTTGACTGGTTGGGCGATGAGCAACCTACGTTAAGCTACAAGCTACTGCATTGTAATGCGCGCTGGCAACCCGACGATTTAATGCCATTCGATTTTATGGACGGTTTTAGTACCGGCGACATTGAAGATTACCGCCCCTCGCGCGGCACAAAACAACCCTACACGCACTACCTGTTACCCTTGCCCAACCGCGACATGCGCCGTTTTTTAAAATCGGGCAATTATTTGTTGGCAGTATATTTGCCCAACAAAAAAGACGACAATATTTTATTGTCGCATCGTTTAGTGGTTGCCGACTTGCAGGTTGGTATTGAAGCCCAAGCCTTAACCCCCGGAAGGCTTACCTTGCAAGGAACGCATCAACAATTAGATTTTGCCCTAGATTTTGGTACAAATAATAAGTTTTTTTTGCCACAACAGGAAATTACCGTTTATGTGCTTCAAAATGGCCGTTGGGATAATGCGTTGGTAAACCCGCAACCTGCATTTATGTACGACCATCGTTGGGTTTATGGGCAAGGGCAGCCTTTTTATTTTTCGGGAGGTAGCGATTTTAGGTATTTCGATACGCAAAGTTTATTGCACTGGAACGATGAAATTGCCAATATACTGTATTATGACGACCCCGAACAGGCTACGCAAGTAATTTTGCAACCCGACGAGTCAAAAACTTCGATGCGAGGGCGAGTGCGTGCAAACATTGGCGACCTTAACGGCGCATTTGTAATTGGCAACGCCGACGGGCTATTAGTTCGCAACGACCCCGACTATGTTTGGGTGCAGTTCTTTTTACCCGCAATCAATCCATGGCCTAACGCGCAGTTGTATTTGTTAGGAGCATTTACCAACTGGCAACTTTTACCTCAATTTTCGCTCGATTACGATGCTCAAAAAAGGCAATATACTAAAAATATTTACCTAAAACAAGGCTATTATAACTATTTATACGTTTTAAACAGCGAAAATACTACCATAGACCTGGCCGCCTTTGAAGAAAACAGATACAACACCGAAAACGATTATTATTTTTTAGTTTACTGGACACCATTTGGCAGCCAGTACGACCAATTAATTGGTTTTAAAAGATTAAACACTTTGTATTAA
- a CDS encoding YqgE/AlgH family protein, producing the protein MASGLLPEPGRLLLAEPYLLNPDFWRTVILLCDHNEKGSFGLVLNRKLKLTLGDVIPDLSFFVAPLHYGGPVQPDTLHYLHRAEDNNAIKESILLYDQVRWGGDFDDLCQKLHRYEILPNDIRFFVGYSGWDENQLKNEISENSWIVADSTNEDIFAEKPSKLWHEVLRSMGGIYASIANFPEHPMLN; encoded by the coding sequence ATCGCCTCCGGATTATTACCCGAACCCGGACGTTTATTGTTGGCAGAACCGTATTTATTAAATCCGGATTTTTGGCGAACTGTAATCTTGCTCTGCGACCACAACGAAAAAGGCTCGTTTGGTTTGGTGCTTAACCGAAAATTAAAACTTACACTTGGCGATGTAATACCCGATTTAAGTTTTTTTGTGGCACCCCTGCATTACGGAGGCCCTGTTCAGCCCGACACCCTGCATTATTTACACCGCGCAGAAGATAATAACGCAATTAAAGAAAGTATTTTGTTGTATGACCAAGTGCGTTGGGGAGGCGATTTTGACGATTTATGCCAAAAACTTCACCGTTACGAAATACTTCCCAATGATATTAGGTTTTTTGTGGGCTATTCAGGCTGGGATGAAAATCAGTTAAAAAATGAAATTAGCGAAAACTCGTGGATAGTAGCCGACAGCACCAACGAAGACATTTTTGCCGAAAAACCAAGCAAACTTTGGCACGAAGTTTTGCGCAGCATGGGTGGTATTTATGCAAGTATTGCCAATTTTCCTGAACATCCTATGTTAAATTAA
- the ade gene encoding adenine deaminase codes for MNFSIKGHIVDALNSNLFAGEVFVSKGKIQKIKKIKNLPENAPYIMPGFVDAHLHTESSMLTPAEFGRLAVAHGTVGCICDPHEIANVLGVEGVFYMLQNAKKTACKCFFGAPSCVPATNYETAGNEITLQNYTDLFKVNAVFFLSEMMNYPGVIFNDPQVMAKIALAKQYNKPIDGHAPALRGNDLTKYISAGISTDHECFTLPEAIEKIEKGMKIIIREGSAAKNFNALHPLFKTNPDKLMFCSDDKHPDDLVRGHINLLVKRALNIGYPWQLVLKAACVHPVKHYKVNIGLLQPGDAADFILVDNLTDLTVLKTYINGELVAENGKSLLPFVKETKKPNFFKAKPKQPGDFKLQAGKHKKIRVIEAIEGQLITNELILPITNKSSDGCILADPKADILKIAVVNRYSANAPIAVGFIRNFGLTQGAIAASVAHDSHNIVVVGVSDEDICEAVNLIIVKKGGLAVTCAEKNIRAILPLPLAGIMTTANGFTVAKQYTKIDKLAKQLGTKLSAPFMTLSFMALLVIPSLKLSDKGLFNGQTFSFTAVLTD; via the coding sequence ATGAATTTTAGCATCAAAGGACATATTGTTGATGCGCTTAACAGCAATTTATTTGCGGGCGAAGTATTTGTTAGCAAGGGCAAAATACAAAAAATTAAAAAAATTAAAAACTTGCCCGAAAATGCGCCTTATATAATGCCCGGATTTGTTGATGCGCATTTACATACCGAAAGCTCGATGCTTACACCTGCCGAGTTTGGGCGTTTGGCTGTAGCACATGGCACCGTTGGCTGTATTTGCGACCCACACGAAATTGCCAACGTTTTAGGGGTCGAAGGGGTATTTTATATGTTGCAAAATGCTAAAAAAACAGCCTGCAAATGCTTTTTTGGCGCTCCATCGTGTGTGCCAGCCACTAACTACGAAACAGCAGGCAATGAAATAACCCTGCAAAATTATACCGACCTATTCAAAGTAAATGCAGTATTTTTTTTAAGCGAAATGATGAATTACCCAGGTGTAATTTTCAACGACCCCCAAGTTATGGCTAAAATTGCCCTAGCCAAACAATACAACAAACCCATAGATGGCCACGCGCCCGCCTTACGAGGCAATGACCTCACAAAATATATATCGGCGGGCATTAGCACCGACCACGAATGTTTTACCCTGCCCGAAGCAATTGAAAAAATTGAAAAAGGCATGAAAATCATAATTCGCGAAGGCTCGGCTGCTAAAAATTTTAATGCCCTGCATCCCTTGTTCAAAACAAACCCCGATAAACTAATGTTTTGCAGCGATGACAAGCATCCGGATGATTTAGTGCGCGGGCATATTAATCTGTTGGTAAAACGAGCTTTAAACATTGGTTATCCGTGGCAATTAGTACTTAAAGCCGCTTGTGTTCATCCGGTCAAACATTACAAGGTAAATATAGGTTTGTTGCAGCCCGGAGACGCAGCCGATTTTATTTTGGTTGACAACTTAACCGACCTTACGGTACTGAAAACCTATATTAACGGCGAGTTGGTTGCCGAAAATGGCAAATCTTTGTTGCCTTTTGTAAAAGAAACCAAAAAACCAAACTTTTTTAAAGCAAAACCAAAACAACCCGGAGATTTTAAACTGCAGGCGGGTAAACATAAAAAAATAAGAGTTATTGAGGCAATTGAAGGCCAGCTAATTACCAACGAGCTAATTTTGCCAATTACAAATAAAAGCAGCGATGGCTGTATTTTGGCTGACCCCAAAGCCGATATTTTAAAAATTGCCGTTGTAAACAGATATTCCGCTAATGCACCTATAGCGGTTGGTTTTATCCGGAATTTTGGGCTTACCCAAGGAGCTATTGCCGCTTCGGTGGCCCACGACTCGCACAATATTGTTGTTGTCGGTGTATCCGATGAAGATATTTGTGAAGCCGTAAATTTAATAATTGTCAAAAAAGGAGGATTGGCAGTAACCTGTGCCGAAAAAAATATTCGAGCTATATTGCCATTGCCGCTTGCAGGCATTATGACCACTGCCAATGGTTTTACTGTAGCCAAACAATACACTAAAATTGATAAATTAGCCAAACAACTTGGCACCAAACTTTCGGCGCCCTTTATGACCTTGTCGTTTATGGCTTTGCTGGTAATACCCTCTTTAAAACTAAGCGATAAAGGCTTGTTTAATGGGCAAACATTTAGTTTTACAGCAGTTTTAACCGATTAG
- the fbp gene encoding class 1 fructose-bisphosphatase, which yields MPTHKVITLHEFILLAQKQYATATGELSGLLTDIELAAKIVNREVNKAGLVDILGSTGKSNIQGEEVKKLDVFANETFISALRNSGECCGVASEEDDDFIAFDVENSKNAKYVVCIDPLDGSSNIDVNVSIGTIFSILQRVSEEDVCTLSDFLQPGYKQIAAGYVIYGSSTMLVYTTKNGTVNGFTLDPSIGEFCLSHPNIRIPENGSIYSINESYQKQFSTGVNAFIKYCKEEDKSTKRPFSSRYIGSMVADFHRNLIKGGIFIYPATAKSPQGKLRLLYECNPMSLIVEQAGGMATNGHQRILELTPDKLHQRTPIFIGSRNLVQKAIDIMNQYDANALSQ from the coding sequence ATGCCTACACATAAAGTTATAACCTTGCACGAGTTTATTTTATTGGCTCAAAAACAGTATGCTACCGCAACGGGCGAGTTGTCGGGCTTATTGACCGACATTGAACTGGCTGCCAAAATTGTAAACCGCGAAGTAAATAAAGCCGGATTAGTGGACATACTCGGCTCAACAGGCAAAAGTAATATTCAGGGCGAAGAAGTTAAAAAATTAGACGTATTTGCCAACGAAACTTTTATTTCGGCTTTGCGCAATAGCGGCGAATGCTGCGGAGTGGCCTCCGAGGAAGACGACGATTTTATTGCTTTTGATGTAGAAAACTCAAAAAATGCTAAGTACGTTGTTTGTATTGACCCCTTAGACGGCTCATCAAATATTGATGTAAACGTGTCAATTGGTACTATTTTTTCAATTTTACAGCGAGTTTCGGAGGAGGACGTTTGCACACTATCCGATTTTTTACAGCCCGGATATAAACAAATAGCAGCCGGATATGTCATTTATGGCTCCTCAACTATGTTGGTTTATACCACAAAAAATGGAACTGTAAACGGCTTTACGCTTGACCCTTCTATTGGTGAGTTTTGCCTTTCGCACCCTAATATCCGGATACCCGAAAACGGCAGTATCTATTCTATAAACGAGTCGTACCAAAAGCAGTTTTCAACGGGTGTAAATGCGTTTATTAAATACTGCAAAGAAGAAGACAAGTCAACCAAGCGGCCATTTAGTTCGCGTTATATTGGCTCGATGGTAGCCGATTTTCATAGAAATTTAATTAAGGGAGGAATCTTTATTTACCCGGCTACTGCTAAATCGCCCCAAGGGAAATTGCGCCTTTTGTACGAGTGCAACCCTATGTCGTTAATTGTTGAACAAGCAGGTGGCATGGCCACAAACGGCCATCAGCGCATATTAGAACTAACTCCGGATAAATTACACCAACGAACACCTATTTTTATCGGCTCTCGAAATTTAGTCCAAAAAGCTATTGATATTATGAATCAATACGATGCAAACGCCTTGAGCCAATAA
- a CDS encoding OsmC family protein — protein MTSRIFYTDNLRTQATHLQSGAVIITDAPVDNQGKGEAFSPTDLVATALGSCMLTIMGIAANKHELNIAQTQVYITKIMQAQPRRIAAIEVSIIYPDEIAINLTDKARTILQNAAKTCPVALSLHPDIEIRLNFVYGTSKV, from the coding sequence ATGACGAGTCGTATTTTTTATACCGATAATTTGCGCACACAAGCAACCCATTTACAGTCGGGTGCGGTAATTATTACCGATGCACCTGTAGATAACCAAGGCAAAGGCGAGGCTTTTTCGCCAACCGATTTGGTTGCAACGGCCTTAGGTAGTTGCATGCTTACCATTATGGGCATTGCGGCAAACAAGCACGAGCTAAATATTGCCCAAACCCAGGTATATATTACTAAAATAATGCAAGCACAACCAAGACGAATTGCAGCCATTGAAGTATCAATTATTTATCCGGATGAAATTGCAATAAATCTTACCGACAAAGCGCGTACCATATTACAGAACGCAGCTAAAACGTGTCCGGTGGCTTTAAGTTTACATCCTGATATTGAAATAAGGTTAAATTTTGTTTACGGCACTTCAAAGGTATAA
- a CDS encoding bifunctional molybdenum cofactor biosynthesis protein MoaC/MoaB — protein MVNITHKTSTLRVAIAQALVKLSSAATLTAILDKKVPKGDVFEVARVAGLFAAKRTSDLIPDCHPLPIEFTQINYQINPADLIVQIIVEIHTIYKTGVEVEAMHTASVVALTMYDMLKPIDKGIEIQQIKLLEKHGGKSDFNDEEIGKLKAAVMVCSDSISSGKKTDKAGLTIIEKLAKYGIENPDYIIIPDEPEQIKTQVLEFCQQEFHLVVITGGTGLSKRDQTPEALHPLIDREIPGIAEAIRAYGQQRTPYAMLSRSVVGFVGKTLVMALPGSTRGAAESVDAVFPAILHVFSVGKGNQHKQKKT, from the coding sequence ATGGTAAATATTACACATAAAACAAGCACTTTGCGTGTTGCCATCGCGCAAGCCTTGGTAAAATTAAGCAGCGCAGCTACACTTACAGCTATTTTAGACAAAAAAGTACCTAAGGGAGATGTGTTTGAAGTTGCCCGCGTAGCCGGATTGTTTGCTGCCAAACGCACCAGCGACTTAATACCCGACTGCCATCCGTTGCCGATTGAATTTACACAAATAAATTACCAAATTAACCCCGCCGACCTAATTGTTCAAATTATTGTTGAAATACACACCATTTACAAAACAGGCGTTGAGGTCGAGGCAATGCACACGGCATCGGTGGTGGCCTTAACCATGTACGATATGTTGAAGCCCATTGACAAGGGTATTGAAATCCAGCAAATAAAATTATTAGAAAAACATGGTGGAAAGTCAGATTTTAACGACGAAGAGATTGGCAAATTAAAGGCGGCTGTCATGGTTTGCTCTGACTCAATATCATCCGGAAAAAAAACAGATAAGGCAGGCTTAACCATCATTGAAAAATTGGCAAAATACGGTATCGAAAATCCAGATTACATCATAATTCCCGATGAACCTGAGCAAATTAAAACGCAGGTTTTGGAGTTTTGCCAGCAAGAGTTTCATTTGGTTGTTATTACCGGAGGTACGGGCCTGTCAAAACGCGACCAAACCCCCGAGGCTCTGCATCCGTTAATTGACCGCGAAATACCCGGCATAGCCGAAGCCATACGCGCTTATGGCCAACAGCGTACTCCTTACGCTATGTTGTCGCGGAGTGTAGTGGGCTTTGTAGGTAAGACGTTAGTAATGGCTTTGCCCGGCTCAACAAGGGGGGCAGCCGAGTCGGTCGATGCTGTTTTTCCGGCAATATTGCATGTTTTTAGTGTCGGAAAAGGAAATCAACACAAACAAAAGAAAACGTAA
- a CDS encoding M1 family metallopeptidase — MPIFLIRIFLFALLTFTFAQTTVIAQDKSKFKQLQEELPTPNVYRNAAGAPGHQYWQMRADYTMDIVLDDEKRRLSGEETITYYNNSPDVLDYLWLQLDQNLFDKNSETPLVQNSTFDDHPSLTDIAKISADFDGGFKIELVRDKKTENNLPYTVVKTMMRVELPKPLQPNEKYSFSIKWWYNINDRLRLGGRSGYEYFAKDDNCLYTIAQFFPRMAVYSDVEGWQHKQFLGRGEFALTFGDYDVRITTPADHVLGATGSLQNPNEVLTAEQRQRFEKSKTSAIPVAIVTENEAVAAETKRSTAKKTWHFKAENVRDFAFATSRKFIWDAMGVQLPTNFVMAMSYYPKEGNPLWGEYSTKIVAHTLKSYSKFTFDYPYPVASSVHSDQIGMEYPMICFNFGRPNSDGTYSDRTKYSMQGVIIHEVGHNWFPMMINSDERQWAWLDEGLNSFIEYLTEQAWDPNFPSRRGPAVKIADYMKSDPQSLEPIMTNPEAIKQLGNNAYGKTAAGLNILREIIMGHELFDYAFKTYSNRWKFKHPEPADFFRTMEDASGIDLDWFWRGWFYSTNYVDIAIDNVKWYQIDPTDPEVKEAILALEKEMTNPDEKKSDSSERPITQNETDTSTSGKMKDSKYWQNILAQKRYQKQYITLDPGDKTLLSPENHYYEVKFSNKGGLVMPLLLEFEYVDGSTSKTYIPAEVWQQNEQTVNKIFVTKKELRRITLDPNLLTADTDTGNNVFPRTAERTKLEEFKQRQKNK, encoded by the coding sequence ATGCCTATCTTTTTAATCCGGATATTTTTGTTTGCCTTACTTACTTTTACTTTTGCTCAAACTACAGTTATAGCGCAAGATAAGAGCAAATTTAAACAACTACAAGAAGAATTGCCCACGCCCAATGTTTACCGCAATGCAGCAGGCGCACCAGGCCACCAATATTGGCAAATGCGTGCCGATTACACTATGGATATTGTTTTAGACGACGAAAAAAGACGACTTTCGGGCGAGGAAACCATTACCTATTACAACAATTCTCCGGATGTATTAGATTATTTATGGCTTCAGTTAGACCAAAACCTGTTCGATAAAAATAGCGAAACTCCCCTTGTTCAAAATTCTACTTTCGATGACCACCCTTCGCTTACAGATATAGCCAAAATTAGTGCTGATTTTGATGGCGGCTTCAAAATAGAATTAGTACGCGACAAAAAAACTGAAAATAATTTGCCCTACACCGTTGTTAAAACCATGATGCGTGTTGAGCTACCTAAACCTCTCCAGCCAAACGAAAAATATAGTTTTAGCATAAAATGGTGGTATAATATTAACGACCGCTTGCGTTTGGGAGGCCGCTCGGGTTACGAGTATTTTGCAAAAGACGATAACTGTTTATATACCATAGCCCAGTTTTTTCCGCGAATGGCTGTTTATAGCGATGTCGAAGGCTGGCAACACAAACAATTTTTAGGGCGGGGCGAGTTTGCCCTTACATTTGGCGACTACGATGTGCGCATTACCACCCCCGCCGACCACGTATTAGGGGCAACGGGAAGTTTGCAAAACCCAAACGAAGTATTAACCGCCGAACAGCGCCAACGTTTTGAAAAATCAAAAACATCGGCCATCCCCGTGGCCATTGTTACCGAAAACGAGGCCGTGGCAGCCGAAACTAAAAGAAGCACGGCTAAAAAAACCTGGCATTTTAAGGCCGAAAATGTACGCGACTTTGCTTTTGCCACCTCACGCAAATTTATTTGGGATGCCATGGGCGTACAATTACCCACTAATTTTGTAATGGCAATGTCGTACTACCCCAAAGAAGGCAACCCGCTTTGGGGCGAATATTCTACAAAAATAGTAGCACATACCTTAAAATCTTACTCGAAATTTACTTTCGATTATCCTTACCCAGTTGCCAGCTCGGTACATTCAGACCAAATTGGAATGGAATACCCTATGATTTGTTTTAACTTTGGCCGCCCAAACAGCGACGGCACTTACAGCGACCGCACAAAATATAGTATGCAGGGCGTTATAATACACGAAGTGGGGCATAACTGGTTTCCGATGATGATAAACAGTGATGAAAGGCAATGGGCATGGCTTGACGAGGGGCTGAATAGTTTTATCGAATATTTAACTGAACAAGCCTGGGACCCTAACTTCCCGTCTCGCCGAGGTCCGGCAGTTAAAATTGCCGATTATATGAAAAGTGATCCCCAATCCCTTGAACCTATTATGACAAACCCCGAAGCAATTAAACAATTAGGCAATAATGCCTACGGCAAAACGGCTGCCGGCCTCAATATATTGCGCGAGATAATAATGGGACACGAATTATTTGACTACGCTTTTAAAACATATAGCAACAGATGGAAATTTAAACATCCTGAGCCTGCCGATTTTTTCCGGACAATGGAAGATGCATCCGGAATTGACCTTGATTGGTTTTGGCGCGGGTGGTTTTACTCAACCAATTATGTTGATATTGCCATTGATAATGTAAAATGGTATCAAATTGACCCCACTGACCCCGAAGTTAAAGAAGCGATTCTAGCCTTAGAAAAAGAGATGACAAACCCCGATGAAAAAAAATCAGATAGCAGCGAACGACCTATTACCCAGAATGAGACTGATACTTCGACATCCGGAAAAATGAAGGATAGCAAATACTGGCAAAACATCTTGGCGCAAAAACGCTATCAAAAACAATATATTACCTTAGATCCGGGCGACAAAACCCTGCTCAGCCCCGAAAATCATTACTACGAAGTTAAATTTTCGAACAAAGGTGGCCTTGTTATGCCCTTGTTACTTGAGTTTGAATATGTAGATGGCTCCACCTCAAAAACATATATTCCAGCAGAGGTTTGGCAACAAAACGAGCAAACGGTAAATAAAATTTTTGTTACAAAAAAGGAGCTGCGCCGCATAACCCTCGACCCCAATTTGCTAACCGCCGATACCGATACGGGAAATAATGTTTTTCCGCGCACTGCCGAACGCACAAAATTAGAAGAGTTTAAGCAACGTCAGAAAAACAAGTGA
- a CDS encoding DUF58 domain-containing protein, with product MLNFFKNIFFLPRFYVLIAATVSLFCLSFAWPILFVWAQIALFTTCFFVLLDVLLLFSRPAINGNRLLPDKLSNGDFNTIRIQLNNKYPFAVNVKIIDELPIQFQSRHFLQTAQIESGKLHTLNYQLKPVERGEYRFGALHTYIASPVGLVQRRYTFGSEVMVPTYPSFLQMRQYELLAFSRRLSEAGLKKIRRIGHSLEFEQIKEYVSGDDYRTVNWKASARHNQLMVNQFDDEKSQPVYCLINMGRVMQMPFEGLSLLDYAINASLVMSNIAIRKGDKAGLLTFSHQIGSFAPAKKQGNQMYLLQELLYAQKTNFLEADYEKLYLNIRRRLSQRSLLLLFTNFETTTSLNRQLPYLQKLAKQHLLVVIFFENTELRQLLALKTNDIEDIYIKTIAEKFNFEKRLIVKQLQAHGIQTILTQPKSLTVNTINKYLELKARNLF from the coding sequence ATGCTTAATTTTTTTAAAAACATATTTTTTCTGCCCCGCTTTTATGTACTCATTGCGGCAACAGTAAGTTTGTTTTGTTTAAGTTTTGCATGGCCAATATTATTTGTTTGGGCGCAAATTGCCCTTTTTACAACTTGTTTTTTTGTTTTGCTAGATGTTTTGCTGCTGTTTAGCCGCCCGGCAATTAACGGCAACCGCTTATTGCCCGACAAACTCTCGAACGGCGATTTTAACACCATTCGTATTCAGCTAAACAATAAATACCCTTTTGCGGTAAACGTTAAAATTATTGACGAGTTACCCATTCAGTTTCAGTCGCGGCATTTTTTGCAAACAGCCCAAATTGAATCAGGTAAACTGCACACCTTAAATTATCAGCTTAAACCAGTCGAAAGAGGCGAGTATCGGTTTGGTGCTTTGCATACTTATATTGCCAGCCCAGTTGGTTTGGTTCAGCGTCGCTACACTTTTGGCAGTGAGGTTATGGTGCCAACATACCCCTCGTTTTTACAAATGCGGCAATACGAGTTGTTGGCATTTTCGAGGCGGCTAAGCGAGGCCGGCCTCAAAAAAATTCGCCGTATTGGCCACAGCCTCGAATTTGAACAAATTAAAGAATACGTGTCTGGAGATGATTACCGTACCGTAAACTGGAAAGCCAGTGCAAGGCATAACCAATTAATGGTGAACCAATTTGACGATGAAAAATCGCAGCCTGTTTACTGCCTTATCAATATGGGGCGCGTTATGCAAATGCCTTTTGAGGGCTTAAGTTTGCTCGACTATGCCATTAATGCCAGTTTAGTGATGTCAAATATTGCCATACGCAAAGGCGACAAAGCCGGGCTTTTAACTTTTTCTCACCAAATAGGGTCTTTTGCGCCGGCTAAAAAACAGGGCAACCAAATGTATTTATTACAAGAGTTGTTATATGCCCAAAAAACCAATTTTTTAGAAGCCGATTACGAAAAACTGTATTTAAACATCAGGAGGCGGCTTAGCCAGCGCAGTTTATTGCTTTTGTTTACCAATTTTGAAACCACAACCAGCCTGAACCGGCAATTACCTTACCTTCAAAAATTGGCAAAACAACATTTATTGGTGGTTATTTTTTTTGAAAATACCGAGCTGCGGCAACTGCTAGCTTTAAAAACTAACGATATTGAAGACATCTATATTAAAACCATAGCCGAAAAATTTAATTTCGAAAAACGCCTTATCGTCAAACAGCTTCAAGCACACGGCATACAAACCATTTTAACCCAACCTAAATCATTAACTGTAAATACCATTAACAAATATTTAGAGTTAAAAGCGCGCAACCTCTTTTAA